CAAAGAGACCAGTAAGCAGGAGACAATAACGGTAGGCAAAAGTGATAAATTTCATTGCCTATTGCTTATCGCCTACTACCCGCAGTGTTTTGAACAATGTACCAGATAATATAGTATCTTCAAAATTTTTTAATTTTTTAGCAAAAATTGAGTGGAAAAATTCGAATATCGAATTCCGAAATTCGAAACAAATCCTAAATTCGAATGTTCGAATATCCAGACATTTTGTATTTTGTTCATTTGAATTTGTTTCGGATTTCGTGCTTCGGATTTTGTCTTTTCCGACTCGTTCGGGTTAGGAATTTACATTATGGAACTACCGGTAATCTCATTAAAGGCCAGGAGAAACTCACTCCATCCATGGATCTTCACCAGGATGATCCGTCATCCTCAAAAACGCCCGCAGCCGGGTACCTTAGTAGAAGTAATTTCCAAGGAAGGGACCTTTATTGGCAGGGGTATCTACAATTACAAAAGTAATATTGGTATTCGCCTGTTAACCGAGAATATATCCGAACAGTTAGACCACGAATTTTTCTTCAAAAAACTGGAACAGGCCAGGACACTTCGTGAGGAAATTCTTGGAATTCAGAAGGCTTCTGACAGCTACCGATTAGTCCATGGGGAAGCCGATGGCCTGTCAGGACTGATTATTGACAAGTTTGCCAACGTCTTTGTCGTGGAACCATATTCCGCCGGATACCTTGGAATCGTGGAATGGATCGTATCGTCTTTACAGTCCCTTTACCCGGGCACCCGGGTTGTTGTACGCCCCGATGAACGAATTGCAGCTAAGGAAGGAGTAGATTTTTCAAAGGCAGCTAAGGCTTATCCCGGTCCTGATTCTGTCGAAATAAAAGAAAATTTTCTGACGATAAAGGTAAATCTCAAAACAGGACACAAGACTGGTTTTTTTCTCGATCAACGTGAGAATCGCTTAACATTGTCACAGTATTGCCACGGGAAGGAAGTACTTGATTGTTTTTGTTATACCGGTGGATTTGCCGTTTCTGCAATGCTGGCAGGAGCAAAGTCGGCTACGGCAATAGACCTGGATGAAAAAGCACTGGAAACGGCACAAGAAAATGCACGGCTGAACTCTGTAAAAGTGACGTTTCTACATGTCAACGTGTTTGATCATCTGCGCATGATGATCAGCAAGGGTATGCAGGCCGACGTCGTGATCCTCGACCCGGCCAAACTTGCTGGATGTACTGAAGAGATCAGACGTGCACATCGGACCTATGGAGACATCAATAGACTTGGTATACAGGTTGTCAGGCCGGGCGGCATTTTGCTAACCTGTTCTTGTTCGGGTCTCGTATCAGAAAGGGACTTTCTTTCTATCCTGACTCGTTCTGCGGCGGAAGCTGGAGTTGTGTTGCAAATCTTTAAGATCACGGGGGCGTCATCAGACCACCCCTTTTCTACCATCTTTCCCGAAGGGCGATACCTTAAGGCCGTCTTTGCAAGGGTGTTCCCCATACATAAGTCCGTAGGGACACGATGCATCGTGTCCCTACATTGAAATCCATAAACGTTAATAAGAAAGGGAAATAAACGTATGACCTATTTAGAGGCATTGATTCTTGCCATCATTGAGGGTATTACCGAGTTTTTACCTATTTCATCTACCGGCCATATGGTAATCGCTTCTACATTTATGGGTATCAGCAATAATACCCTGACAAAGAATTTTGAAATCGTCATTCAACTTGGCGCTATTTTATCGGTGGTGGTACTTTATTGGCGTAAATTTCTCACCTCTTTCCGGTTTTATTTGAAACTAGCCTTTGCATTCCTGCCAGCAGCAGTTGTTGGTTTTGTCCTGGAAGATTATATCGACTGTTTACTTGCAAACGTATGGGTAGTCATCGCCTCACTTTTTCTTGGGGGAATTGTCCTGATCTTTGTAGACCGATGGTTTAAACGCGCCGAAGGAATGGAAGAACAGGAAATATCCTGGTTCCAGGCTTTTAAAATCGGTTGCTTTCAGTGTATTGCAATGATCCCGGGAGTATCACGGGCTGCTGCTACTATTATTGGAGGAATGGTGGTAGGGCTTAACCGGAGAACAGCCACTGAATTTTCATTTTTTCTTGCTGTTCCAACCATG
The sequence above is a segment of the Candidatus Brocadia sp. genome. Coding sequences within it:
- a CDS encoding undecaprenyl-diphosphate phosphatase; protein product: MTYLEALILAIIEGITEFLPISSTGHMVIASTFMGISNNTLTKNFEIVIQLGAILSVVVLYWRKFLTSFRFYLKLAFAFLPAAVVGFVLEDYIDCLLANVWVVIASLFLGGIVLIFVDRWFKRAEGMEEQEISWFQAFKIGCFQCIAMIPGVSRAAATIIGGMVVGLNRRTATEFSFFLAVPTMLGASAKKMMGSYKTIQHPDIAILLLGSFVAFVVAMFAIKAFIGFLKQYGFKWFGYYRIVVGVTLAVIAFIMKINM
- a CDS encoding class I SAM-dependent rRNA methyltransferase; the encoded protein is MELPVISLKARRNSLHPWIFTRMIRHPQKRPQPGTLVEVISKEGTFIGRGIYNYKSNIGIRLLTENISEQLDHEFFFKKLEQARTLREEILGIQKASDSYRLVHGEADGLSGLIIDKFANVFVVEPYSAGYLGIVEWIVSSLQSLYPGTRVVVRPDERIAAKEGVDFSKAAKAYPGPDSVEIKENFLTIKVNLKTGHKTGFFLDQRENRLTLSQYCHGKEVLDCFCYTGGFAVSAMLAGAKSATAIDLDEKALETAQENARLNSVKVTFLHVNVFDHLRMMISKGMQADVVILDPAKLAGCTEEIRRAHRTYGDINRLGIQVVRPGGILLTCSCSGLVSERDFLSILTRSAAEAGVVLQIFKITGASSDHPFSTIFPEGRYLKAVFARVFPIHKSVGTRCIVSLH